One Leisingera sp. M658 genomic window carries:
- a CDS encoding DUF1365 domain-containing protein: MIEHVPAQTFHARRGGLKNAFRYGVDYILTDMTKGAPPLLSRNRFNLFSIHDRHHGGPRGAGSGVAWFRDQLQQRGFPIEGAQLLLLTQPSFLWFHFNPVSFWIAVRDGTPRAFIAEVNNTFGHRHCYFAAHPDYRPIRQDEVIGAEKLMHVSPFQQVAGSYQFHFGMTDRAFNIRISYRNGAQGVLATLNGLRRPASTASLAGAALRRPLGAVRVVALIYWQALKLWAKRAPFLRKPAPPEPLVSDSSTYSGRGA, from the coding sequence ATGATTGAGCATGTGCCTGCCCAGACCTTCCACGCCCGCAGGGGCGGTTTGAAAAACGCCTTCCGCTACGGTGTGGACTATATTCTGACCGATATGACCAAGGGCGCTCCGCCCTTGCTGTCGCGCAACCGGTTCAATCTGTTCTCCATTCATGACCGCCATCACGGCGGCCCGCGTGGTGCAGGCAGCGGTGTTGCCTGGTTTCGTGATCAATTGCAGCAGCGCGGCTTTCCAATTGAAGGTGCACAACTGCTGCTGCTGACCCAGCCGAGCTTTCTGTGGTTTCATTTCAACCCGGTAAGCTTCTGGATCGCTGTCAGGGACGGAACACCAAGAGCCTTCATCGCCGAGGTGAACAATACCTTCGGCCACCGCCATTGCTACTTTGCAGCGCACCCGGACTACCGGCCAATCCGCCAGGACGAGGTGATCGGCGCTGAAAAGCTGATGCATGTGTCCCCGTTTCAGCAGGTTGCCGGCAGCTACCAGTTTCATTTCGGGATGACGGACCGTGCCTTTAACATCCGGATTTCCTACAGGAACGGTGCCCAGGGCGTGCTGGCAACGCTGAACGGTTTGCGCCGCCCGGCCTCAACGGCCTCACTGGCCGGAGCCGCCCTGCGCAGGCCCTTGGGGGCGGTGCGGGTGGTGGCGCTGATCTACTGGCAGGCGTTGAAGCTTTGGGCCAAACGGGCGCCGTTCCTGAGAAAACCCGCTCCGCCTGAACCGCTCGTGTCCGACAGCTCCACCTATTCTGGTCGCGGGGCATGA
- a CDS encoding cyclopropane-fatty-acyl-phospholipid synthase family protein gives MAFTDKALQSEFLSACARLREGRLTLGTPDGARYEFGDRGPEAEMQIHDWAAISAMAAHGQVGLGEAYVQGLWDTPSVEGLMRLAMQNRDHLGSYDQASPLNRAKFRIADALLRANSKRGARKNIRAHYDVGNEFYQLWLDDGMTYSSGLFSPGCEDLAKAQARKNDRILSRLGEGQRLLEIGCGWGGFAEQASAEGREVTGVTISRNQHSYAESRLDGHADIQLCDYRDIEGKFENIVSIEMVEAVGERYWPSYFAKLKSNLAEGGRVLLQAITVRDDFFQTYRSSSDYIRQYVFPGGMLLSDQVIAHQASTAGLQVRDSFAFGQDYGKTCRIWAQRLADQKRRIKDLGYGEAFFRNWQYYLEICAASFAIGHTNVVQVELAHA, from the coding sequence ATGGCATTCACAGACAAAGCCCTGCAGTCAGAATTCCTCTCAGCCTGCGCGCGTCTGCGTGAAGGGCGGCTGACGCTGGGCACGCCGGACGGCGCGCGCTATGAATTCGGCGACCGGGGGCCTGAGGCGGAAATGCAGATTCATGACTGGGCCGCGATTTCTGCCATGGCCGCGCACGGCCAGGTTGGTCTGGGTGAGGCCTACGTGCAGGGCCTATGGGACACTCCGTCTGTCGAAGGGCTGATGCGGCTCGCCATGCAAAACCGCGACCACCTCGGCAGCTATGATCAGGCCAGCCCGTTGAACCGGGCAAAGTTCCGTATCGCCGACGCTCTGCTGCGCGCAAACTCCAAGCGCGGCGCCCGCAAAAACATCCGCGCCCATTACGATGTGGGCAATGAGTTCTACCAGCTTTGGCTGGACGATGGCATGACCTATTCCTCCGGCCTGTTCAGCCCGGGCTGCGAAGACCTGGCCAAGGCGCAGGCCCGCAAGAACGACCGTATTTTGTCGCGGCTTGGCGAGGGGCAGCGGTTACTGGAGATTGGCTGCGGCTGGGGTGGCTTTGCCGAACAGGCCAGCGCCGAGGGCCGCGAGGTGACCGGGGTCACCATCTCACGCAACCAGCACAGCTATGCGGAAAGCCGCCTGGACGGGCACGCCGACATTCAGTTGTGCGACTACCGCGACATCGAAGGCAAGTTCGAAAACATCGTCTCGATCGAGATGGTCGAAGCGGTGGGCGAACGGTATTGGCCCAGCTATTTTGCCAAACTCAAAAGCAATCTGGCAGAGGGCGGCCGGGTGCTGCTGCAAGCCATCACTGTGCGCGATGATTTCTTCCAAACCTACCGCAGTTCCTCGGACTACATCCGCCAGTATGTGTTTCCGGGCGGCATGCTGCTGTCCGATCAGGTGATTGCACATCAGGCAAGCACGGCCGGGCTGCAGGTCCGCGACAGCTTTGCCTTCGGTCAGGACTACGGAAAGACCTGCCGCATCTGGGCACAGCGCCTTGCGGATCAGAAGCGCCGCATCAAGGATTTGGGCTATGGCGAGGCCTTCTTCCGCAACTGGCAGTACTACCTTGAGATCTGCGCAGCGTCTTTTGCCATTGGCCACACCAATGTGGTGCAGGTGGAGCTGGCCCATGCTTAG
- a CDS encoding NAD(P)/FAD-dependent oxidoreductase produces MLDQTQGPRRKIAIVGGGISGLSAAYYLSAKHDVTLFEAAPRLGGHARTVLAGRNGDQPVDTGFIVFNYATYPYLTRLFRELDVPVMKSEMSFCASIDDGRLEYGLNNLRMLTAQKRNLFRPQFHGMVADIIRFGKRAEAAATDDEKTIGELVEELGLGSWFRNNYLMPMCGAIWSTPVNDVDAFPAKSLVQFFRNHALLVGTGKHQWWTVKGGSIEYVRRLEAALIARGCRIRTGTPVRKAARHGEGVTLHMDRQEPCAFDEVIFACHSDQALAILGSDATPAEASALGAIRYQPNTAVLHCDEGQMPRRRTCWSSWAYRSQAGGVGVTYWMNRLQNIPDSDLLFVTLNPSRPIPAAKIYDQVEFSHPVFDRAALRAQRQIRAMQGQNRTWFAGAYNRHGFHEDGIASAMRIVRMMNSPTAFQAKGTEHGIHRQSPAVRIPLSLRASA; encoded by the coding sequence ATGCTGGATCAGACGCAGGGCCCGCGGCGCAAGATCGCGATTGTCGGAGGCGGCATCTCCGGCCTGTCCGCAGCCTACTACTTGTCTGCCAAACATGACGTTACCCTGTTTGAGGCTGCCCCCCGTCTTGGCGGCCATGCCCGCACCGTTCTCGCGGGCAGGAATGGGGACCAGCCTGTCGACACCGGCTTTATCGTCTTCAACTATGCAACCTATCCCTATCTCACCCGGCTGTTCCGCGAGCTGGACGTGCCAGTAATGAAAAGCGAGATGAGCTTTTGCGCCAGCATCGACGACGGACGGCTGGAGTACGGGCTGAACAACCTTCGTATGCTCACTGCGCAGAAACGCAATCTGTTCCGGCCGCAATTCCATGGAATGGTCGCTGATATCATCCGCTTCGGAAAACGGGCAGAGGCGGCGGCAACAGACGACGAAAAGACCATTGGCGAACTGGTCGAGGAACTGGGTCTGGGCAGCTGGTTCCGCAACAACTACCTGATGCCGATGTGCGGGGCGATCTGGTCCACGCCAGTCAACGATGTGGATGCCTTTCCGGCAAAATCGCTGGTGCAGTTCTTCCGCAACCACGCGCTGCTGGTCGGCACCGGCAAGCACCAGTGGTGGACGGTCAAAGGCGGCAGCATCGAATATGTCCGCCGCCTGGAGGCCGCGCTGATTGCCCGCGGGTGCCGGATCCGGACCGGCACGCCCGTCCGCAAAGCTGCCCGCCACGGCGAGGGCGTTACGCTGCACATGGATCGGCAAGAACCATGCGCCTTTGACGAGGTGATCTTTGCCTGCCACTCGGATCAGGCGCTGGCCATTCTGGGTAGTGACGCAACCCCCGCCGAAGCTTCGGCACTCGGCGCAATCCGCTACCAGCCGAACACGGCAGTGCTGCATTGCGATGAGGGGCAGATGCCCCGGCGGCGCACCTGCTGGTCCAGCTGGGCCTACCGCAGCCAGGCCGGTGGCGTCGGGGTGACCTACTGGATGAACCGGCTGCAGAACATTCCCGACAGCGATCTGCTCTTTGTGACGCTGAATCCGTCCCGCCCCATTCCGGCAGCCAAGATCTATGACCAGGTGGAGTTTTCCCACCCGGTCTTTGACCGCGCGGCGCTGCGGGCGCAGCGGCAGATCCGGGCAATGCAGGGGCAGAACCGCACCTGGTTTGCCGGTGCCTATAACCGGCACGGTTTTCACGAAGACGGCATCGCCAGCGCCATGCGGATTGTCCGCATGATGAATTCTCCCACCGCATTCCAGGCAAAAGGAACAGAACATGGCATTCACAGACAAAGCCCTGCAGTCAGAATTCCTCTCAGCCTGCGCGCGTCTGCGTGA
- a CDS encoding DUF3833 domain-containing protein, producing the protein MKLLTALLLIALVAMIAKTYLLSFRFQSPEDYAGTGPEFVLTKHLSGEILSEGLIFGPNGKMANSFTAIMVGEWEGSSGTLSEEFTYSNGVTQSRKWYLTLGPDNTFTATADDLVGEARGVVSGATVQLNYTIKLPESAGGHVLQATDWMYLTESGVILNKSEMRKFGLKAAELVANMRPAQ; encoded by the coding sequence ATGAAACTGCTCACTGCCCTGCTGCTGATCGCGCTTGTTGCAATGATTGCCAAAACCTACCTGCTAAGCTTCCGGTTCCAGTCGCCGGAAGACTATGCTGGAACCGGGCCCGAGTTTGTCCTGACCAAGCATCTGTCCGGCGAGATCCTCTCCGAAGGGCTGATCTTTGGCCCCAATGGCAAGATGGCCAACAGTTTCACCGCCATAATGGTAGGGGAATGGGAAGGCAGCTCCGGCACATTGTCCGAAGAGTTCACCTACTCCAATGGCGTGACACAAAGCCGGAAATGGTATCTGACACTTGGCCCGGACAACACGTTTACCGCCACCGCCGATGATCTGGTTGGAGAAGCAAGGGGCGTCGTTTCCGGTGCCACAGTGCAGCTGAACTATACGATCAAACTGCCCGAAAGCGCCGGCGGCCATGTGCTGCAGGCCACCGACTGGATGTATCTCACAGAAAGCGGCGTCATCCTCAACAAGTCAGAGATGCGCAAGTTCGGCCTGAAAGCAGCAGAGCTTGTGGCCAACATGCGGCCTGCGCAATGA
- a CDS encoding SDR family oxidoreductase, which yields MNSFHGKAVWLVGASHGLGREIARQLDREGARLILSARSGNALEVLAGELTQAKPLRMDVTDVESVTRAARLAGTVDAVIYNAGAYEPMRTQDWDTGAVLRMNDVNYNGAVRVLGQVLPEFVKADRGEITLIGSLAGYRGLPAAIGYGASKAALTSLAETMRHDLKGSGVTVRIINPGFIKTRLTDKNSFAMPQMMSPERAAQRVVAALKSSRFRTDFPRPFSWMIKLLHMLPDGLVYRGR from the coding sequence ATGAACAGCTTTCATGGTAAGGCTGTCTGGCTGGTGGGCGCAAGCCACGGGCTAGGGCGCGAGATCGCGCGGCAGCTGGACCGGGAGGGTGCCCGGCTGATCCTGTCAGCCCGATCTGGCAACGCGCTGGAGGTTCTGGCCGGCGAGCTGACCCAGGCAAAGCCGCTGCGAATGGATGTCACGGATGTGGAGTCAGTCACCCGTGCAGCGCGGCTTGCGGGAACCGTGGATGCGGTCATCTACAATGCAGGTGCCTATGAGCCGATGCGCACCCAGGACTGGGACACCGGGGCCGTCCTGAGGATGAATGACGTGAACTACAATGGTGCTGTCAGGGTTCTGGGACAGGTGCTGCCAGAGTTCGTCAAAGCAGACCGTGGCGAAATCACCTTGATCGGATCGCTGGCCGGGTACCGCGGCCTGCCCGCCGCCATTGGTTATGGCGCAAGCAAGGCCGCGCTGACCAGCCTGGCTGAAACCATGCGGCATGACCTGAAAGGGTCCGGCGTAACGGTCCGCATTATCAACCCGGGATTTATCAAAACCCGGCTGACGGACAAGAACAGCTTTGCCATGCCGCAGATGATGTCTCCGGAGCGGGCAGCGCAGCGTGTTGTGGCGGCGTTGAAATCGAGCCGCTTCCGGACCGATTTTCCACGCCCGTTTTCCTGGATGATCAAGCTGTTGCACATGCTGCCCGACGGGTTGGTTTACCGCGGCAGGTAA
- a CDS encoding ChrR family anti-sigma-E factor, whose translation MPAITHHIPDAMIAAYAAGSLPHAFAMVVASHLSYCRDCQAALGAHQSGGGALLETAQSEELSPGMKASVMAMLDEPAMPEPVFDAKGIYPGPVMQVLKGGAPRWRTLGMGVKQNILYEGDGGTARLLYIPAGQAVPDHSHNGLELTLVLQGSFSDKTGRFGVGDVEIGNEDLEHTPVADAGDPCICLAATDAPLRFNAFMPRLLQPLFRI comes from the coding sequence ATGCCTGCAATCACCCATCATATCCCCGACGCGATGATCGCCGCCTACGCTGCGGGCAGCCTGCCACATGCCTTTGCCATGGTGGTGGCCAGCCACCTGTCCTATTGCCGCGACTGCCAGGCCGCGCTTGGCGCCCATCAAAGCGGCGGCGGTGCCCTGCTGGAAACAGCGCAAAGCGAAGAGCTCTCGCCCGGAATGAAGGCCAGCGTTATGGCGATGCTGGATGAGCCCGCGATGCCGGAGCCTGTTTTTGACGCCAAGGGGATTTACCCGGGTCCGGTGATGCAGGTCCTGAAGGGCGGCGCGCCGCGCTGGCGGACCCTGGGCATGGGTGTCAAGCAGAACATCCTGTACGAGGGCGACGGCGGTACGGCCCGGCTGCTGTATATTCCGGCGGGTCAGGCGGTGCCCGATCACAGTCACAATGGCCTGGAGCTGACTCTGGTGCTGCAAGGCAGTTTCAGCGACAAGACGGGCCGGTTTGGCGTCGGCGATGTCGAGATCGGCAATGAAGATTTGGAGCATACGCCTGTGGCGGATGCCGGCGATCCCTGCATATGCCTGGCGGCCACTGATGCACCTCTCCGGTTCAACGCGTTTATGCCGCGCCTGCTGCAGCCGCTGTTCAGGATTTGA
- a CDS encoding MFS transporter, whose translation MLYPRVSLYAMMLASAGIPLYIHLPQFASVELGIGLGTLGAILLGIRLVDLVQDPLIGWMADRWPRAQLGLATLAAGGLAAGFPLLFSLAPGPQAAVRLVLILIVLFTAYSLGMILLYGRSATLAKHPEPRELLTLAAFREAGLLAGVILAAIAPAALVALGAAGQGYGAFGTALGLFALLTAVLTRPIWTRPARTGQHLSVRSLASAGAVRLLALAVLNSLPVALTSTLFLFFAGDRLELAEYAGALLVLFFLCAGLSVPLWTRLSQRTSPKQTLLIAMPLAIASFAGAAFLGAGSLPGFALICAASGAALGADMVLLPAMFSIALTKAGLNAAAAFGIWSFAGKLALALAAALALPLLEQQGFRPGGPNTAQALGALTLAYAVLPCVLKTAAFAFAFTLPSEKPAS comes from the coding sequence GTGCTTTACCCCCGCGTCAGCCTTTATGCGATGATGCTCGCCTCGGCAGGCATTCCGCTTTACATCCACCTGCCGCAGTTCGCGTCGGTGGAACTGGGGATCGGGTTGGGTACGCTTGGCGCTATCCTGCTGGGTATCCGCCTGGTTGATCTGGTTCAGGACCCGCTGATCGGCTGGATGGCCGACCGCTGGCCCCGCGCCCAGCTCGGCCTTGCGACGCTGGCGGCCGGAGGGCTGGCGGCCGGTTTCCCCTTGCTGTTCTCGCTGGCTCCGGGGCCGCAAGCCGCGGTCCGGCTGGTTCTGATCCTCATTGTCCTGTTCACTGCCTATAGCCTGGGCATGATCCTGCTCTATGGCCGCAGCGCAACGCTAGCCAAACACCCCGAGCCCCGCGAACTGCTGACCCTCGCAGCCTTTCGCGAAGCCGGATTGCTGGCAGGTGTCATTCTCGCAGCTATCGCACCTGCGGCTCTAGTCGCCCTTGGGGCCGCGGGCCAGGGCTATGGCGCCTTTGGTACGGCCCTTGGCCTGTTTGCACTGCTGACCGCTGTGCTGACCCGCCCCATCTGGACCCGCCCGGCACGCACCGGACAGCACCTGTCCGTGCGGTCGCTGGCCAGCGCCGGGGCCGTCAGGCTGCTGGCCCTGGCAGTGCTAAACAGCCTGCCGGTTGCACTGACCTCCACCTTGTTCCTTTTCTTTGCCGGGGACCGGCTTGAGCTTGCAGAATATGCAGGCGCGCTGCTGGTGCTGTTCTTCCTCTGCGCGGGCCTCAGCGTGCCGCTGTGGACACGCCTCAGCCAGCGGACCAGCCCCAAGCAAACCCTGCTGATTGCCATGCCGCTGGCAATCGCAAGCTTTGCCGGTGCGGCTTTTCTCGGCGCGGGCAGCCTGCCGGGGTTTGCGCTGATCTGCGCGGCCTCCGGTGCTGCGCTGGGGGCTGACATGGTTCTGCTGCCTGCCATGTTCAGCATTGCTCTCACCAAGGCCGGCCTCAACGCCGCCGCCGCCTTTGGCATCTGGTCCTTTGCCGGCAAGCTGGCCCTGGCGTTGGCTGCAGCACTCGCGCTGCCGCTGCTGGAACAGCAGGGCTTCCGCCCCGGAGGCCCGAACACTGCCCAGGCGCTGGGTGCTCTGACCCTGGCCTACGCTGTGCTGCCCTGCGTTTTGAAAACCGCTGCTTTTGCCTTTGCCTTCACGCTTCCATCGGAGAAACCCGCGTCATGA